In the Juglans microcarpa x Juglans regia isolate MS1-56 chromosome 6D, Jm3101_v1.0, whole genome shotgun sequence genome, one interval contains:
- the LOC121233967 gene encoding probable WRKY transcription factor 15 isoform X1, with translation MVSLEDSFESKNPYFIRSSSPSGQNTTDHSWLLIWFFLMMLLPSLSVTPRSDFKIHEVAQNSFRHAYQLLSCISGQNLKKRSIEEMSLIAEAAENEFRKLLTLLEGSMSSHFRSIRKGPLPNYRGINPVELMDSPNSMPQDFSCNSTPVPCMVRELFPLHSDKSVSDLIQSDNIKLYKQNKALQQCYPETSFAATKSIMGLNELSKQPVPSLISMDGSINKQTIYYSSSEVLASRNEPSLLSSMGKFGVQSEASTRSVASTDGCHCSKRRKLRIKRTIRVPALSNNLADIPPDDYPWRKYGQKSIKGSPHPRSYYKCSSVRGCPARKHVERCVEDSTMLVVTYEGEHNHSRNAYHSNPIST, from the exons ATGGTTTCATTAGAAGACAGTTTCGAGTCCAAAAACCCGTACTTCATCAGATCAAGCAGTCCCAGTGGGCAAAACACGACCGACCATTCATGGTTGTTAATTTGGTTCTTTCTCATGATGCTTCTGCCCTCCTTGTCAG TGACCCCAAGATCGGATTTCAAAATTCATGAGGTTGCTCAGAATAGCTTCAGACATGCCTATCAACTTTTGAGTTGTATTTCTGGTCAGAATCTCAAGAAAAGAAGCATTGAGGAAATGAGCCTGATTGCTGAAGCTGCAGAAAATGAGTTCAGAAAACTGCTTACTCTCCTTGAGGGATCAATGTCATCACATTTTAGAAGCATCAGGAAGGGTCCCTTGCCGAATTACCGCGGAATAAACCCTGTTGAGCTGATGGATAGTCCAAATTCTATGCCCCAAGATTTTTCATGCAATTCAACTCCAGTACCCTGCATGGTCAGAGAGTTATTTCCCCTTCATAGTGATAAATCAGTTTCTGATTTGATTCAGAGCGACAATATCAAATTGTATAAACAGAATAAGGCCCTGCAGCAATGTTACCCTGAAACCAGTTTTGCTGCGACTAAGTCTATCATGGGGCTGAACGAACTCTCCAAACAGCCTGTCCCTTCTTTGATCAGTATGGATGGAAGCATCAATAAGCAGACAatttactactcatcatctgAAGTTTTGGCTTCTAGGAATGAACCTTCCTTGTTATCTTCCATGGGGAAGTTTGGAGTGCAAAGTGAAGCTAGTACAAGATCCGTAGCCTCAACTGATGGATGTCATTGCTCAAAGAGAAG GAAACTGCGAATAAAGAGAACTATAAGAGTTCCGGCATTAAGCAATAACCTAGCAGACATACCTCCCGATGATTATCCCTGGAGGAAATATGGGCAGAAGTCCATAAAGGGATCTCCGCATCCTAG GAGCTACTACAAATGCAGCAGCGTGAGGGGCTGCCCTGCAAGAAAGCATGTGGAACGATGCGTGGAGGATTCTACCATGTTGGTTGTGACATACGAAGGGGAGCACAACCACTCGAGAAATGCTTATCACTCAAACCCCATCAGTACGTAG
- the LOC121233967 gene encoding probable WRKY transcription factor 15 isoform X2: MVSLEDSFESKNPYFIRSSSPSGQNTTDHSWLLIWFFLMMLLPSLSVTPRSDFKIHEVAQNSFRHAYQLLSCISGQNLKKRSIEEMSLIAEAAENEFRKLLTLLEGSMSSHFRSIRKGPLPNYRGINPVELMDSPNSMPQDFSCNSTPVPCMVRELFPLHSDKSVSDLIQSDNIKLYKQNKALQQCYPETSFAATKSIMGLNELSKQPVPSLISMDGSINKQTIYYSSSEVLASRNEPSLLSSMGKFGVQSEASTRSVASTDGCHCSKRRKLRIKRTIRVPALSNNLADIPPDDYPWRKYGQKSIKGSPHPRVLSLFLTGVFLGLSWEGATTNAAA, encoded by the exons ATGGTTTCATTAGAAGACAGTTTCGAGTCCAAAAACCCGTACTTCATCAGATCAAGCAGTCCCAGTGGGCAAAACACGACCGACCATTCATGGTTGTTAATTTGGTTCTTTCTCATGATGCTTCTGCCCTCCTTGTCAG TGACCCCAAGATCGGATTTCAAAATTCATGAGGTTGCTCAGAATAGCTTCAGACATGCCTATCAACTTTTGAGTTGTATTTCTGGTCAGAATCTCAAGAAAAGAAGCATTGAGGAAATGAGCCTGATTGCTGAAGCTGCAGAAAATGAGTTCAGAAAACTGCTTACTCTCCTTGAGGGATCAATGTCATCACATTTTAGAAGCATCAGGAAGGGTCCCTTGCCGAATTACCGCGGAATAAACCCTGTTGAGCTGATGGATAGTCCAAATTCTATGCCCCAAGATTTTTCATGCAATTCAACTCCAGTACCCTGCATGGTCAGAGAGTTATTTCCCCTTCATAGTGATAAATCAGTTTCTGATTTGATTCAGAGCGACAATATCAAATTGTATAAACAGAATAAGGCCCTGCAGCAATGTTACCCTGAAACCAGTTTTGCTGCGACTAAGTCTATCATGGGGCTGAACGAACTCTCCAAACAGCCTGTCCCTTCTTTGATCAGTATGGATGGAAGCATCAATAAGCAGACAatttactactcatcatctgAAGTTTTGGCTTCTAGGAATGAACCTTCCTTGTTATCTTCCATGGGGAAGTTTGGAGTGCAAAGTGAAGCTAGTACAAGATCCGTAGCCTCAACTGATGGATGTCATTGCTCAAAGAGAAG GAAACTGCGAATAAAGAGAACTATAAGAGTTCCGGCATTAAGCAATAACCTAGCAGACATACCTCCCGATGATTATCCCTGGAGGAAATATGGGCAGAAGTCCATAAAGGGATCTCCGCATCCTAG AGTTCTAAGCTTATTTCTGACTGGTGTGTTTCTGGGTTTGTCTTGGGAAGGAGCTACTACAAATGCAGCAGCGTGA